The following coding sequences lie in one Zingiber officinale cultivar Zhangliang chromosome 2B, Zo_v1.1, whole genome shotgun sequence genomic window:
- the LOC122048791 gene encoding probable membrane-associated kinase regulator 4 — protein sequence MAEEDFAGYSPRSEDFEFHMTTDDDPALLSPADELFYKGKLLPLHLPPRLQMVEQLLANPPSADDAAGDEGTAYRSCNSSGTHSHSNSLPKKSWTKKLLNLKIKAPKSYLRSFFHKSRSSDEDLKTSKSMKRDQNEILEDDERVTKSSVSSSAAVATKSLSFSSTANTGGKSTLKRSSSVSSDAENSIQGAIAHCKKSQLEVDSAAARKSAGNVGFYLLSASKIAPDCEQSKKTEMMQFDFCF from the coding sequence ATGGCGGAAGAAGACTTCGCCGGCTATTCTCCTCGGTCGGAGGATTTCGAATTCCACATGACTACTGATGACGACCCAGCCTTGCTCTCTCCGGCCGATGAACTCTTCTACAAGGGGAAGCTTCTCCCTCTCCACCTCCCCCCGCGCCTGCAAATGGTTGAGCAGCTTCTGGCCAACCCACCCTCCGCCGACGATGCCGCCGGCGACGAAGGAACTGCTTATCGCTCCTGCAACTCCAGCGGCACGCATTCTCATTCCAATTCGCTTCCCAAGAAATCATGGACCAAGAAGCTCCTCAACCTCAAGATCAAAGCTCCGAAATCCTACTTGAGGTCCTTTTTCCACAAATCCAGATCCTCCGACGAGGACTTGAAGACTTCAAAGAGCATGAAACGCGATCAAAATGAGATCTTGGAGGACGACGAGCGAGTGACCAAGTCCTCTGTTTCCTCCTCCGCCGCTGTTGCGACGAAGTCGTTGTCCTTCTCGAGCACCGCCAACACGGGCGGGAAGTCGACACTGAAGAGGAGCAGCAGCGTGAGCTCCGACGCGGAAAACTCGATCCAAGGAGCGATTGCCCACTGCAAGAAGAGTCAGCTGGAAGTTGACTCGGCGGCGGCGAGGAAGAGCGCGGGCAATGTGGGCTTCTACCTCCTCTCCGCTTCCAAGATTGCTCCGGACTGCGAACAGAGCAAGAAAACAGAGATGATGCAGTTTGACTTTTGTTTTTGA